The following are encoded together in the Arcticibacterium luteifluviistationis genome:
- a CDS encoding ferric reductase — translation MKLIKRNYGWVIVAILAALPLLVIFNMIDVDLASGLSFSMKEGAGGEGKTTLEMLYHVSGEFAIRWMTAVLTLTPIFIIFGVTNLFVRQAMGIATAVWSILHFIIFIAAEGFLETFTQVNYVAGLIAVLILIPLLFTSNRKSMKALKTNWKKLQSLAYGAILLSLIHVAILDKTWIIYAVIVGLGFIIRIPAVKHKFIQLRIKRKASKS, via the coding sequence ATGAAACTCATAAAAAGAAACTATGGCTGGGTGATTGTTGCCATTTTGGCTGCATTACCCTTGCTAGTTATTTTCAATATGATTGATGTAGATTTGGCAAGCGGCCTCTCCTTTTCAATGAAAGAAGGTGCAGGCGGTGAGGGCAAAACTACCTTAGAAATGCTCTATCATGTTTCTGGAGAGTTTGCTATCAGGTGGATGACCGCAGTGCTGACACTAACTCCTATTTTTATCATTTTTGGAGTAACTAACCTTTTTGTAAGGCAAGCTATGGGCATAGCAACGGCCGTTTGGAGTATTCTTCACTTTATTATATTTATAGCCGCAGAAGGTTTTCTAGAAACATTTACGCAGGTGAATTATGTGGCGGGTTTAATAGCCGTACTCATTCTAATTCCATTGCTTTTTACTTCGAACAGGAAATCAATGAAAGCTTTAAAGACCAATTGGAAAAAACTGCAAAGCCTGGCCTATGGAGCCATTTTATTAAGTCTAATTCACGTAGCCATCTTGGATAAAACTTGGATAATATATGCGGTTATAGTTGGGCTTGGCTTCATTATCAGAATTCCGGCGGTCAAACATAAATTCATTCAATTACGTATAAAAAGAAAGGCGTC
- a CDS encoding nuclear transport factor 2 family protein yields MNLEENKKNAIAFYKMAYEGNPTKAVELYVGKEYIQHNPMVADGPQPFIDYFNRMQEEYPVKAIEFVRAVSEGDLVALHTFQQWPDNDEYVTMDFFRFSEDGKIVEHWDSIQQVPKTAANNNKMY; encoded by the coding sequence ATGAATCTAGAAGAGAACAAAAAAAACGCCATCGCCTTCTATAAAATGGCCTATGAAGGGAACCCAACAAAAGCTGTGGAGCTTTATGTAGGTAAAGAATATATCCAACACAACCCGATGGTAGCCGATGGCCCACAACCTTTTATAGACTACTTTAATAGAATGCAGGAAGAATATCCTGTTAAAGCTATTGAGTTTGTAAGAGCCGTTTCAGAAGGAGACTTAGTGGCACTTCATACATTCCAGCAATGGCCAGATAATGACGAGTACGTCACGATGGATTTCTTCCGATTTTCTGAAGATGGTAAAATAGTAGAGCACTGGGACAGTATCCAACAGGTACCTAAAACAGCCGCTAATAATAACAAAATGTACTAA
- a CDS encoding O-methyltransferase → MVIENVNQIGLTLNQLFQDSKNDGFKIMKGFAKSAFRSIQPRDFSDVYLSITKEQGEDLVRLIKQRKLKNVVEFGTSFGISTLYLAQGVLETQGHIITTELIESKAQKAIENFKNAGVNNLIELRVGDAMETLKNHAEPIDLLLLDGWKDLYLPLFEMLEPNFHSDTLVYVDNAEMPETKAFLKTISQSNKYQFQSKFGNKAVLVSKANTL, encoded by the coding sequence ATGGTTATAGAAAATGTCAATCAGATAGGATTAACCTTAAATCAATTATTTCAGGATTCCAAAAATGATGGTTTCAAAATAATGAAGGGTTTTGCCAAGAGTGCTTTCCGGTCTATTCAGCCTAGAGACTTTAGTGATGTTTATCTTTCTATAACTAAAGAGCAAGGAGAAGACCTAGTCCGCCTAATAAAGCAGAGAAAGCTTAAAAACGTTGTGGAATTTGGGACTTCATTTGGTATATCAACTTTATATTTAGCTCAAGGTGTTTTGGAAACCCAAGGTCATATTATTACCACAGAGCTAATAGAATCGAAAGCACAAAAGGCGATTGAGAATTTTAAAAATGCAGGTGTAAACAACCTCATAGAGCTTAGAGTTGGTGATGCTATGGAAACTTTAAAAAACCATGCAGAACCTATAGACTTACTCCTTTTAGATGGCTGGAAAGACTTGTATTTACCATTATTTGAAATGCTTGAGCCTAATTTTCATTCTGATACGCTAGTTTATGTTGACAATGCAGAAATGCCAGAAACAAAAGCATTCTTAAAAACAATTTCTCAAAGCAACAAATATCAATTTCAGTCAAAATTTGGCAACAAAGCAGTATTGGTAAGTAAGGCAAACACACTTTAA
- a CDS encoding MoaF-related domain-containing protein, translated as MRTKLVILISLIVLGIGFAQNENSQESDFGFEQPEHFLDGYSLNFQYQNGTAIHMEFNDGKAKYQWLAGPAKGNGNADIPYRSRKIGQDLYLINWHETGINDYLTIVFDFEKMIVHSSIIIGYKNNPERPLKTVFRSGIIDHLKIAE; from the coding sequence ATGAGAACGAAATTGGTAATACTAATAAGCCTTATAGTCTTAGGAATAGGTTTTGCTCAAAATGAAAACTCCCAAGAAAGTGATTTTGGATTTGAACAGCCGGAACACTTCTTAGATGGTTACTCCCTTAATTTTCAATATCAAAATGGCACTGCCATACATATGGAATTTAATGATGGCAAAGCCAAATATCAATGGCTTGCTGGGCCTGCTAAAGGAAACGGAAACGCCGATATTCCTTACCGCTCTCGTAAAATTGGTCAAGACCTTTACTTAATCAACTGGCACGAAACAGGCATCAATGACTATTTGACTATCGTCTTTGATTTTGAAAAAATGATAGTACATAGCTCCATCATAATTGGTTATAAAAATAATCCTGAGAGACCATTAAAAACCGTTTTTAGAAGTGGGATTATTGACCATTTAAAAATCGCTGAATAG
- a CDS encoding AraC family transcriptional regulator: MKNIPNISFKSIENKTDFDFLNLSKLFPRLDTIEDHNPTLPHRISFFALLIVTKGTGKHQIDLKEYDLIKGTVLKIAQGQVHAFQKNPTYEGFLIIFTNDFVMNYIPKSSINLISHLYNYHLTSPVTIDQKGNEEFIKQISSEIESRNTYAQSNIIAAYLNLYLLKLERIAHYRESKDLKPKKHDTFIEFKNLVESNYTTTRNVKDYADLMLISTKSLNQVVQEFTINTAKSFIDNYVILEAKRDLVSTSKSIKEIAFALGFDEVTNFTKFFKKHTMATPKEFKMEAK; this comes from the coding sequence ATGAAAAACATTCCTAACATATCTTTTAAAAGCATTGAGAACAAAACAGATTTTGATTTTCTCAATCTGTCTAAATTATTTCCTCGTCTTGATACCATTGAAGACCATAACCCTACTTTACCCCATAGAATATCCTTTTTTGCATTACTCATTGTCACCAAAGGCACTGGAAAGCACCAAATAGATTTAAAGGAATATGATTTAATAAAAGGCACAGTATTGAAAATAGCTCAAGGTCAAGTACACGCCTTTCAAAAGAATCCTACCTATGAGGGTTTCCTTATCATATTTACCAATGATTTTGTGATGAATTATATTCCAAAATCGTCTATCAATTTAATTTCTCATCTCTATAATTATCATTTAACCTCTCCCGTCACCATCGACCAAAAAGGAAATGAAGAGTTCATTAAGCAGATTAGTTCTGAAATTGAATCACGGAATACCTATGCTCAAAGTAACATAATTGCCGCCTATCTTAATCTTTATTTATTGAAGCTAGAACGCATTGCTCACTATAGAGAATCCAAAGACCTCAAACCTAAAAAGCACGATACTTTTATTGAGTTTAAGAATTTGGTGGAATCAAATTACACCACCACCCGAAATGTGAAAGACTATGCCGATTTAATGCTTATATCTACCAAGTCCTTAAATCAAGTAGTTCAAGAATTTACCATAAACACAGCCAAAAGTTTTATTGACAATTATGTAATCCTGGAAGCCAAACGCGACTTGGTAAGTACTAGCAAAAGTATTAAAGAGATAGCATTTGCTCTAGGTTTTGATGAAGTAACCAACTTTACAAAGTTTTTCAAAAAACACACCATGGCTACTCCTAAGGAATTTAAAATGGAAGCAAAATAG
- a CDS encoding SusC/RagA family TonB-linked outer membrane protein, giving the protein MNKKFLFETSWAKLLLLLPFLVLAIGINMAYAAESPIKGTVTAQEDNSTLPGVSVTVKGTMKGTMTDMDGNYNLVADENAVLVFSFIGYETLEVSIKNQSTINVQLALNSALLEEVVVVGYGSQKKSDITGSVSSIKAEEIDAFPLANAEQALQGRAAGVVVQSNNGGEPGAPISIKIRGNTSISASSTPLIVVDGFVGATMPQPNDIASIEVLKDASATAIYGSRGSNGVVMVTTKKGTNGKLSVELNSNYSVQNTANRLDLLNASEFASYQQTINPNYVQGPADTDWQDLLYRTGNTQNHQFSFSGGKDNINFYASANYFKQNGVITNSDYEKVTFLSNIDAQVTDKLKLGFNLFGNRSEKDGVPTQSTGETANGGGDDVISLMFRFMPDLGVKDANGLNSTNSIGDNIDNPYSVATESVNNTKNDQYRANLYANYEIIKNLTFKTTLGFSSTNETFGVFRPSTLIITAGGGTGGKASIANFRKTNVLNENYLTYTKGIGKGNLSLLAGYSYQKTSTERFTAGASGFTSDSFSFYNLGGSSVTTVPTSSFTEQEIQSQFGRANFDYDDKYLLTATVRRDGASNFAANNKYAIFPSGAIGWRVSNEDFLKNNTSISNLKLRASYGVTGNQAIDAYQSLAKFATIFTGINGQSVNAVVPDQSANLNLKWETSYQTNIGLDLGLFNNRISLALDYYNIDTKDLLLADQSQPEYLGFQTLASIRNVGEINNKGFEVTLNTRNVNKGDFNWDTDFNWSTNKNKVVSLINGIDVFLDASPGYFSVARTHVLREGEAAGVFWGYEYKGVYQGDNLPAGTATFQGAVAGDPLFTDVDGSGAITTDDQKIIGNPNPDFTMGITNNFSYKNFGLNIFFQGAYGGDVFNLTKVQLLNGDSNALRDVLDSWTPTNTDTDIPRAVGNRGREISSRFVENGSYMRLKNVALSYNFPSAIVQKLRMENVRFSVSAQNLLTFTKYSGLDPEVSYFGAGGGDSSSGNTTQGFDFGNFPTVKSVNFSLNLKF; this is encoded by the coding sequence ATGAACAAAAAATTTCTATTTGAAACTAGTTGGGCTAAGCTACTGCTACTCTTACCATTCTTGGTATTGGCAATCGGTATCAATATGGCCTATGCAGCGGAGTCTCCTATTAAGGGAACGGTAACTGCACAGGAAGACAACTCTACACTACCAGGTGTTAGTGTTACTGTAAAAGGTACTATGAAAGGGACAATGACTGACATGGACGGAAATTACAACTTAGTGGCGGATGAAAATGCTGTTTTAGTGTTCAGTTTCATTGGCTACGAAACTTTAGAAGTGTCAATAAAAAATCAATCTACTATTAATGTTCAATTGGCTTTAAATTCGGCTCTTTTAGAAGAGGTAGTGGTAGTAGGTTATGGCTCACAAAAAAAGAGTGACATCACTGGTTCGGTTTCTTCCATTAAAGCAGAAGAAATTGATGCATTTCCGTTGGCAAATGCAGAACAAGCACTTCAAGGACGTGCTGCTGGTGTGGTGGTTCAATCAAATAACGGTGGTGAGCCAGGTGCTCCTATTAGTATAAAAATTAGAGGTAACACCTCTATCAGTGCAAGTAGCACTCCACTTATTGTAGTGGATGGTTTTGTGGGTGCCACAATGCCTCAACCTAATGATATAGCATCTATTGAGGTTTTAAAAGATGCATCTGCTACAGCTATATATGGCTCTAGAGGGTCAAATGGTGTAGTTATGGTGACTACGAAAAAAGGCACGAACGGTAAACTTTCTGTTGAGTTGAACTCTAACTATTCTGTTCAAAACACAGCAAATAGATTAGACTTATTAAACGCAAGTGAATTTGCATCATATCAGCAGACCATAAACCCTAATTATGTTCAAGGACCGGCCGATACTGACTGGCAAGACTTACTATATAGAACTGGTAATACACAGAATCATCAGTTTTCTTTCTCAGGCGGAAAAGACAACATAAACTTTTATGCATCAGCCAATTACTTTAAGCAAAATGGCGTTATCACTAATTCTGATTACGAAAAAGTAACTTTCTTGTCAAATATTGATGCTCAAGTAACAGACAAATTGAAACTTGGATTTAATCTTTTTGGTAACAGATCGGAGAAAGATGGCGTTCCTACGCAGTCAACTGGTGAGACTGCCAATGGTGGTGGAGATGATGTAATTTCTTTAATGTTTAGGTTTATGCCTGACTTAGGAGTTAAAGATGCTAACGGTTTAAACTCAACTAACTCTATTGGTGACAATATTGATAACCCGTATTCTGTTGCAACTGAAAGTGTAAACAATACCAAAAACGATCAGTATAGAGCTAACCTTTATGCTAATTATGAGATTATTAAAAATCTTACTTTCAAAACCACTTTAGGCTTTAGTTCAACTAATGAGACTTTTGGTGTTTTTAGACCATCTACATTAATTATTACTGCTGGTGGCGGAACAGGTGGAAAAGCTAGCATTGCAAACTTTAGAAAAACCAACGTACTAAATGAGAATTATTTAACCTATACTAAAGGAATAGGCAAAGGTAACTTGTCACTTTTGGCTGGTTATTCTTATCAAAAAACTTCTACAGAAAGGTTCACTGCTGGTGCATCTGGCTTTACTTCTGACAGTTTTTCCTTTTATAATTTAGGTGGAAGTTCAGTTACAACTGTTCCTACATCTTCTTTTACAGAACAAGAAATCCAATCTCAATTCGGAAGAGCAAATTTTGATTATGACGACAAGTATTTATTAACAGCTACCGTAAGAAGAGATGGTGCATCTAACTTCGCCGCAAATAATAAATACGCGATTTTCCCTTCTGGTGCTATAGGTTGGAGAGTATCAAATGAAGATTTCTTAAAGAATAATACCAGTATCTCTAATTTAAAGTTAAGAGCTAGTTATGGCGTAACTGGTAACCAGGCTATTGATGCTTATCAGTCCTTAGCAAAATTTGCTACAATTTTTACTGGAATTAATGGACAATCAGTGAATGCTGTTGTGCCAGACCAATCAGCTAACCTTAATTTGAAATGGGAAACTTCCTACCAAACAAACATTGGTTTAGATTTAGGCTTGTTCAATAATAGAATTTCTCTAGCCTTAGATTATTATAATATTGACACAAAAGACCTTCTGCTAGCAGATCAAAGTCAGCCGGAGTATCTTGGTTTTCAAACATTAGCCAGCATTAGAAACGTAGGAGAGATTAATAACAAAGGATTTGAAGTTACTTTAAATACTAGAAATGTTAATAAGGGTGATTTCAACTGGGATACAGATTTTAACTGGTCTACAAATAAAAACAAGGTAGTATCATTGATTAATGGTATTGATGTCTTTTTAGACGCTTCTCCAGGTTACTTTAGTGTAGCTCGTACACACGTATTAAGAGAAGGTGAGGCTGCTGGTGTTTTTTGGGGTTATGAATATAAAGGTGTTTACCAGGGAGATAACTTACCGGCAGGTACAGCTACTTTCCAAGGTGCTGTAGCAGGAGACCCATTGTTTACTGATGTGGATGGTAGCGGTGCAATTACTACTGATGACCAAAAAATAATAGGAAATCCTAACCCAGATTTTACCATGGGTATTACTAACAATTTCTCTTACAAAAACTTTGGCTTGAATATCTTCTTTCAAGGTGCCTATGGTGGAGATGTTTTTAACCTTACAAAGGTTCAGTTGTTAAATGGTGATTCTAATGCACTTAGAGACGTCTTAGATTCTTGGACACCAACAAATACAGATACAGACATTCCCCGTGCTGTAGGAAACAGAGGAAGAGAAATTTCTTCTCGTTTTGTAGAAAATGGAAGTTACATGCGATTGAAAAACGTGGCTTTAAGCTATAATTTCCCATCAGCTATTGTCCAAAAATTGCGTATGGAGAATGTTAGATTTTCTGTTAGTGCACAGAATTTGTTGACTTTCACTAAATACTCTGGTCTAGATCCTGAAGTAAGTTACTTTGGAGCTGGTGGAGGAGATTCTTCTTCAGGAAATACAACACAAGGATTTGATTTTGGAAACTTCCCTACTGTGAAATCTGTGAATTTCAGTCTTAACCTAAAATTTTAA
- a CDS encoding RagB/SusD family nutrient uptake outer membrane protein — protein sequence MKNIKFLFLLIGGLSTIGCSKLGEEPVGLLAPESFFTSLGDIQTAVNGAYGHMEHRFFMSREMSMSLMLRSDMVDLNPNVTNAERVQFNDVSLLADNANISSYWPKAYQIIGAANQAIAGAELVNADEAAKNKIVAQAYFARAFVYFHLVRQFGAIPYLDAPVTDIQAASTISKTSADEVYANIIADLMFAKQWLPNTQVSRAIPAKSAASSFLADVYLTMGDYQMAYSEAKEVISNEATYNLGLESDFQNLFDVTKIDASKEPLFVIDFIGQSNGDQGRDYQGAFTGIRADDQYGYGGGWSVSVPSLGVYNAWNGQDYRKSVSLDTTGVFKGKIEPYTKFTDFFSAGDNRPHIAKYTRKAGPAAEGNGRTTKSNYIMMRYAEVLLIAAEALNEISPGSAEAAGYVNRVRARARAGAAGGTPSSFPADVSGLSQDVFRVTILEDRKWELAFEFKRWYDIARRKLGDGANGVFSASGLEGAKPNFQSNRDYLFPLPANELVRNPNLLPQNSGY from the coding sequence ATGAAAAATATTAAATTCTTATTCTTATTGATAGGTGGCTTGTCTACAATAGGCTGTTCTAAATTGGGAGAGGAGCCTGTTGGCTTGCTTGCACCAGAAAGCTTCTTCACCTCTTTAGGTGACATTCAAACTGCCGTAAATGGAGCTTACGGACACATGGAGCACAGATTCTTTATGTCTAGAGAGATGTCAATGTCACTTATGTTACGTAGTGACATGGTTGACCTTAACCCTAATGTTACTAATGCCGAAAGAGTCCAATTTAACGATGTATCCCTTCTAGCCGACAATGCAAATATTTCAAGTTATTGGCCAAAGGCTTATCAAATTATTGGTGCCGCTAATCAGGCAATTGCTGGAGCTGAATTGGTTAATGCAGATGAAGCTGCAAAAAACAAAATTGTAGCTCAAGCTTATTTCGCCAGAGCATTTGTCTATTTCCATTTGGTAAGACAGTTTGGAGCTATTCCTTATTTAGATGCACCAGTGACAGATATTCAAGCGGCCTCTACCATTAGCAAAACATCGGCTGATGAAGTGTATGCAAACATCATAGCTGACTTAATGTTTGCGAAACAATGGTTGCCAAACACACAGGTATCTAGAGCTATACCTGCGAAATCTGCAGCTAGTTCTTTTCTTGCAGATGTATATTTAACTATGGGAGATTACCAAATGGCTTACTCAGAAGCTAAAGAAGTAATCAGTAATGAAGCTACTTATAACTTAGGTTTAGAATCAGATTTTCAAAACTTGTTTGATGTCACTAAAATAGATGCTTCTAAAGAGCCGCTATTTGTAATTGACTTCATTGGGCAGTCTAATGGAGATCAAGGTAGAGATTATCAAGGAGCCTTTACAGGTATTAGAGCTGATGATCAGTACGGCTACGGTGGTGGATGGTCTGTTTCTGTTCCTTCTTTAGGTGTATATAATGCTTGGAATGGTCAGGATTACAGAAAATCTGTCAGTTTGGATACCACAGGAGTTTTCAAAGGCAAAATAGAACCATATACCAAATTTACAGACTTCTTCTCTGCAGGTGATAATCGTCCACATATTGCAAAATATACTCGTAAAGCTGGACCAGCTGCTGAAGGAAACGGTAGAACTACAAAGAGTAATTATATTATGATGCGTTATGCAGAAGTGTTATTGATTGCTGCAGAAGCATTAAATGAAATCAGTCCGGGTTCAGCGGAGGCTGCAGGTTATGTGAATAGAGTTAGAGCGAGAGCAAGAGCCGGAGCAGCGGGTGGCACTCCAAGTAGTTTTCCTGCAGACGTTTCTGGCTTAAGCCAAGATGTCTTTAGAGTTACGATATTAGAAGACCGCAAATGGGAGTTAGCTTTTGAATTTAAGAGATGGTACGACATCGCCAGAAGAAAATTAGGTGATGGAGCCAATGGCGTATTTAGTGCTTCTGGATTAGAAGGAGCCAAGCCTAACTTTCAGTCAAATAGAGATTACTTATTTCCATTACCTGCTAATGAATTAGTAAGAAACCCTAACTTATTACCTCAAAACTCAGGATACTAA
- a CDS encoding beta-mannosidase, which produces MNYLKHVLLFLSLIVFSICTANAQPGLEKSLAESELEEQNLSGYHWKMKMMLPGEGVKAGLHKLPPTDLETNFWNSAKVPGDVYTDLWKVGAIDDPYFGRNSVRCQWVQQYEWWYAIQFNVTDDLADRIARLDFEGVDFACDVWLNGTFLGSHEGAFSPFTFDVNEALRIAKDRLGSSNLLMVRLAPPPAVNSLVAGRKTPWFGDYWRDLTPFGITGNVSLNYSKEARFKDVYLKPLVKSEKEAAVSLELEIEHIGKTAKSVFVNSQIEGQNFSSKAIKTSFEVVLKPGLNTIKKEIEIDNPQLWWTWDLGKPNLYVSKVSITDGDRTLDAKETTFGLRKVEMEWNPGFTRDEVSFPRTTVLNGKSMFIRSACWGGPPDIFVGRTTEDKYRKLIALAKDANMNNIRIFGWHPPEIPIFYQLCNEAGISVWQDIVPLGTGNFPQDDAFVDRIIDEAVGVVKERRNNPSLIMMEGGEEMFLRATDPVFTRRMLEKLGGKLQENIDLPFVPDSPMTDEPSQEAGFKPKEAVHALAYFYGMGRWLMEDWIKGMNYPIVPELAVTSVPNVESLKKFIPENEIWPPGLSWGHHWADLDHLRMQNFDTFGNTRTASLQEFVDATQDSQGTVFQLTIEHFRRNKPKTSGIAICHLMTYWPDMKWGIIDNYQTPKRSFDFVKRAYQPLLVNLNFTKRRWMNEESFKGEVWIVNDLYQDYQNLTATYEILDQDKNVLVSKSKTKIQVKENSSKQFFTIDESILDKVKSSFTVNLTLKDSNGEVVSSNTYQFLIGNQELADAEMKKMGEERNLNNQKYTYGNYFMFYPKYNGEGKQVEGKTDEVKAAGFGN; this is translated from the coding sequence ATGAACTATTTGAAACACGTATTACTTTTTTTGAGTCTAATTGTCTTTTCAATTTGCACAGCAAATGCTCAGCCTGGTCTTGAGAAATCACTAGCAGAATCTGAGCTTGAAGAACAAAACCTAAGCGGATATCATTGGAAAATGAAAATGATGCTTCCTGGAGAAGGTGTAAAAGCTGGCTTGCATAAGTTGCCGCCTACTGACCTTGAAACCAATTTTTGGAATTCGGCCAAAGTGCCTGGCGATGTTTATACAGATTTATGGAAAGTGGGGGCAATTGATGACCCTTATTTTGGTAGAAATAGTGTCAGATGTCAGTGGGTTCAGCAGTATGAATGGTGGTATGCTATTCAATTTAATGTAACAGACGATTTGGCTGACCGCATTGCAAGATTAGACTTTGAGGGAGTAGACTTCGCTTGCGATGTCTGGCTAAATGGTACTTTTTTGGGTAGCCATGAAGGTGCATTTTCTCCTTTTACTTTTGATGTAAACGAAGCATTACGAATAGCTAAAGATAGGCTGGGGAGTTCAAACCTTTTGATGGTTAGACTTGCACCTCCGCCAGCGGTGAATTCATTAGTGGCAGGGCGTAAAACACCGTGGTTCGGTGATTACTGGAGAGATTTGACACCATTTGGAATCACTGGAAATGTAAGTCTCAACTACTCTAAGGAAGCTAGATTTAAAGATGTTTACTTAAAACCATTGGTCAAAAGCGAGAAAGAGGCAGCTGTCTCACTAGAATTAGAAATTGAGCATATAGGAAAAACTGCGAAGTCCGTATTTGTGAATTCTCAAATAGAAGGGCAAAACTTTAGTTCAAAAGCTATTAAAACAAGTTTTGAAGTTGTTCTTAAGCCGGGTTTAAATACCATTAAAAAGGAGATTGAAATAGATAATCCACAATTATGGTGGACTTGGGATTTAGGTAAACCCAACCTTTATGTTTCAAAAGTTTCTATTACCGATGGCGACAGAACTTTGGATGCCAAGGAAACAACTTTTGGCTTAAGGAAAGTAGAAATGGAATGGAATCCTGGTTTCACAAGAGATGAGGTAAGCTTTCCAAGAACCACGGTTTTGAATGGCAAATCAATGTTTATTCGTTCTGCCTGCTGGGGAGGGCCACCTGATATTTTTGTAGGTAGAACTACCGAAGATAAGTATCGTAAACTGATAGCTTTGGCTAAAGATGCCAACATGAATAATATTCGCATATTTGGATGGCATCCACCCGAAATACCTATTTTTTATCAACTCTGCAATGAAGCGGGTATTTCTGTGTGGCAAGACATTGTACCTCTCGGAACTGGTAATTTCCCACAAGACGACGCCTTTGTTGATAGGATTATTGACGAGGCAGTAGGAGTGGTTAAGGAAAGAAGAAACAATCCCTCACTCATTATGATGGAAGGTGGAGAAGAGATGTTTTTGAGAGCGACAGATCCTGTTTTTACCAGACGAATGCTAGAAAAATTAGGTGGTAAACTTCAAGAGAATATTGACCTTCCCTTTGTTCCTGATTCTCCAATGACGGATGAGCCTTCTCAAGAAGCAGGATTCAAACCTAAAGAGGCGGTTCATGCACTTGCTTACTTTTATGGGATGGGAAGATGGCTTATGGAAGATTGGATAAAGGGCATGAATTATCCAATTGTACCTGAGCTAGCTGTTACCTCTGTTCCTAATGTAGAGAGCCTTAAAAAGTTTATTCCTGAAAATGAAATTTGGCCTCCGGGGCTTAGTTGGGGGCATCATTGGGCAGATTTAGACCATTTGAGAATGCAGAATTTTGATACTTTTGGCAATACAAGAACAGCTTCTTTACAAGAATTTGTGGATGCCACTCAAGATTCTCAAGGAACTGTTTTTCAATTGACGATTGAGCATTTTAGAAGAAATAAACCTAAAACAAGTGGCATTGCTATATGTCATCTTATGACCTACTGGCCAGACATGAAGTGGGGGATTATTGACAATTACCAAACACCAAAAAGGTCTTTCGATTTTGTTAAAAGAGCCTATCAGCCGCTATTGGTCAATTTGAATTTCACAAAAAGAAGATGGATGAATGAGGAATCATTTAAGGGAGAAGTGTGGATAGTGAACGATTTATACCAAGATTATCAAAACCTGACAGCGACTTATGAAATTTTAGACCAAGACAAGAACGTATTGGTAAGCAAATCGAAAACTAAAATTCAGGTTAAAGAAAATAGCTCAAAACAGTTTTTCACAATTGATGAATCGATACTTGATAAAGTAAAAAGCTCTTTTACCGTTAATCTTACACTTAAAGATTCAAATGGGGAAGTAGTGTCTTCTAATACGTATCAATTTCTAATTGGCAACCAAGAACTAGCGGATGCGGAAATGAAGAAAATGGGAGAAGAACGTAATCTTAATAATCAAAAATATACGTACGGAAACTACTTCATGTTTTATCCAAAATATAATGGAGAAGGAAAACAAGTAGAGGGTAAAACGGATGAAGTAAAGGCTGCTGGATTTGGCAATTAG